The nucleotide window CTGGTGGAACTGATCCCAAGACCGGAGCGGTGGCACAAGGTTTTGGTTATTACGAAACCATCTGCGGTGGACATGGTGCTGGAGCAGATTCTTGGAGGGGACCTGGTTGGAATGGGACAAACGCTGTCCACACAAACATGACCAACACCAGGATGACAGATACCGAGGTGTTCGAAAGAAGATATCCCGTGATTTTAAGACAGTTTGCAGTAAGAACAGGTTCTGGTGGTAAGGGAAAATACAAGGGTGGAGATGGTGCTGTAAGAGAAATCGAATTCCGTCAGCCTGTACAAGCATCAATACTCTCGGAACGTAGAGTGATCGCTCCACATGGAATCAATGGAGGTGAGAACGGAAGCCGAGGCCTCAATATCTGGATTCGGGGAGCTAGCCAAAATGTGATTAATCTAGGAGGTAAGAATTCGGTCCATGTGAAGGCAGGTGACCGCATTATAATTGAGACACCAGGAGGTGGTGGATGCGGTAGGTCAGAATAATCTATGAGACCAACAATTATAGTCATTATCTTTCATAGTTGAAGAATAAGTAAATCAGCATTTTGTATCAAGATTTTCCAGCTTATATGCCTTAATTGATTCGTTTTATTGTTATCCAATGTCTTTTTTTTGTTGTCTTTATGTTTTGGACGATCATTGAGCAATTCAGGATCAGAAAAAACAGTGGCATTGAAGTAATAAAGATAAAGAGTCAATTAAACAAGATGTATAAAAAAGGATCAACCCCAGAGCAACTGATGTGGATAGTTGGAATATCAAAATAAAGAGTTAGAAAATCTCATGAAgtcttcatcgtcaaaTAGCGCCAAACCACTTGAGTTGGAATCACTAATATCGTCCAAAACACGCCCCAAGTCAATACGACCGAGGGATTCAAATTCGATGCTCTCACGTACAGTTTCGTTCGGTTCACGATGTCCCTCAAACGTTGAAAAAACACCGTCAAACTTACTCTGCACTTCTTTTGAGGATAAAAGGTCAATAATCTCGGTCAGCTGTCTATTGAAATTAGAAGCTGATATGTTGTATTTTGACAGCTTCTGTAGCAAGTTCAAATTGAACTGAACCCTATCAAGCACCGCAGACAAATCGCAGTTCAGgttgattgaagaatagGGCATGGACTGGCAGAAAGCAGCTAGGATCAGAATAATTGTAGCATTGAAAATGTAATGGCAGTCTAAGAAGGACGCTTTTGCCATACTGCCTTTATGGTACAGTTTTGCCAGTACTACACTCTGCAAATGGGCGGCCTGAACGCAGGAGTCAACCAGAACTTGAATGATACCTCGtggcttcttctcatcattGCCACCATCTAGCATTTTGTTGAACACATAGAAGAGTGCAGGACGAGTAGTTATTATTATCAGATAGTTGTAGTTGATATGCAGATTGACCGTAGATCTCGAATTTTCAATAttaaaatcatccaaatccaaGATTAGGTTCTGAGGGAGGTCGTCAAACCACGTTTTTAACTCTTTAAGCACAGCATTGCAGTTTTGAATGAATGAGATTGAGTTTTTTGTATAAATGGACCTCAAAATTCTGGTAGTGATCCTGGCCAGTTTAACCTGCGAGACGAAATGACATGTCTCGAGCGACACAGAATAATATCCCTTCTCATCAACTAGTGGAAGCGACAGAACGTCAACATCCAAATCGTCAAGGTTCAGCGGAAAACCAAATCTCACAGCGACCAACCTGTCGTATATATAACAAAGCCAGAAGATCCTGTTTTCCTTAGCAGTTGTTGGATGTTTATGGAATCCCAGTCCAAACATCATTCTTATTGCGCATCCCACTAAAATCGAGGCAAGAGAGGATTTATCGAGAGATAGAGCATAATACGC belongs to Torulaspora delbrueckii CBS 1146 chromosome 4, complete genome and includes:
- the TDEL0D00260 gene encoding Zn(II)2Cys6 transcription factor codes for the protein MKEKRVSKACDVCKHRKKRCTGELPCDYCTRIGRTQECVYHSKVPSKTVKVTERYILGLKTRIEELEQKLNHSGSPQGPGESVEGIPITSSEEYSTEVFDEVPVGSSETSLNLGDSACAKYLIKIRQSLVRSCHIEDDTSVPNFKTITVETSPSAEKIEAIAAESRPSIENAERWIDAASNAIGADYMFIESDYKSTVLAPLIYDGLGNNLSFIDYASELTRFFSYLALGRMFIEHSSKQKSRSKFPGLIYFETVLKLQGELLGVSDRTANGSLVQSFLYAAYYALSLDKSSLASILVGCAIRMMFGLGFHKHPTTAKENRIFWLCYIYDRLVAVRFGFPLNLDDLDVDVLSLPLVDEKGYYSVSLETCHFVSQVKLARITTRILRSIYTKNSISFIQNCNAVLKELKTWFDDLPQNLILDLDDFNIENSRSTVNLHINYNYLIIITTRPALFYVFNKMLDGGNDEKKPRGIIQVLVDSCVQAAHLQSVVLAKLYHKGSMAKASFLDCHYIFNATIILILAAFCQSMPYSSINLNCDLSAVLDRVQFNLNLLQKLSKYNISASNFNRQLTEIIDLLSSKEVQSKFDGVFSTFEGHREPNETVRESIEFESLGRIDLGRVLDDISDSNSSGLALFDDEDFMRFSNSLF